One Brachyspira pilosicoli P43/6/78 genomic window carries:
- a CDS encoding hemolysin family protein, which produces MEVILIYLFEIFSILILIMLSGLFSGSETAYTSIDEVTLMRLVRENKIKEDDTKYWGKSNSMIPTLLVGNNIVNITASSIITVFAIRLADALPHISGSVMVTISTTLITILIIIFGEILPKVIMRVNAEKLIPSLLYFMKVFYFIFTPITFIMDKITTFLMNYFVPKKLRNKEKKSALSSIEDITTIINLGHKAGIIKGYTHDLLTGVMDFRNKTVEEIMTPRVDMVCIEADTDINEIMRLTVDTGLSRFPVYEETIDHIIGIFHTRALFKDYIKNNGKASKMKKKAIDYIMLPYFVPETKTISSLFSDMQKRKLQMAITIDEYGGTSGLVTMEDIVEEIMGDIEDESDKKEKDLIKLKGKRIIVNGTASIEDVNEVLNLNIEHEEYQTIAGYVLDKLDHIPDVNERLILNDYRVRIMKVEDRRIIEMEFTPINSIRISDVNNINNTEVNAENNIEKDEE; this is translated from the coding sequence ATGGAAGTTATATTAATTTATTTATTTGAAATATTTAGCATATTAATATTAATAATGCTATCAGGACTTTTTTCTGGAAGCGAAACAGCATACACCAGCATAGACGAAGTAACATTAATGCGTCTTGTGAGAGAAAACAAAATTAAAGAAGATGATACAAAATATTGGGGTAAAAGTAATTCTATGATACCCACTCTTCTTGTAGGAAATAACATAGTTAATATTACAGCAAGCTCAATAATAACTGTATTTGCTATAAGATTAGCCGATGCTCTGCCTCATATATCCGGAAGCGTAATGGTTACTATATCAACAACTTTAATTACAATACTTATTATTATATTTGGTGAGATACTTCCAAAAGTTATAATGAGAGTAAATGCAGAAAAACTTATACCTTCCCTACTCTATTTTATGAAAGTTTTTTATTTTATATTTACTCCTATTACTTTTATAATGGATAAAATAACTACATTTTTAATGAATTATTTTGTACCGAAGAAATTAAGAAATAAAGAAAAAAAGAGTGCATTATCAAGTATAGAAGACATAACAACAATAATTAATTTGGGACATAAAGCTGGAATTATTAAAGGCTATACACATGATTTACTTACTGGAGTAATGGATTTTAGAAACAAAACAGTAGAAGAGATAATGACTCCACGTGTGGATATGGTATGTATAGAGGCTGATACAGATATTAACGAAATTATGCGTTTAACAGTAGACACTGGTCTTTCAAGATTTCCTGTTTATGAAGAGACTATTGACCACATTATAGGAATATTTCACACAAGGGCTTTATTTAAAGATTACATAAAAAATAACGGCAAAGCAAGCAAAATGAAAAAGAAAGCAATAGATTATATTATGCTTCCATATTTTGTACCTGAAACTAAAACTATTAGCAGTTTATTTAGCGATATGCAAAAAAGAAAATTGCAGATGGCTATTACAATAGATGAATACGGCGGAACTTCTGGACTTGTTACTATGGAGGACATTGTTGAAGAGATTATGGGAGATATTGAAGATGAGAGCGATAAGAAAGAGAAGGATTTAATAAAGTTAAAAGGAAAAAGAATTATAGTAAATGGAACAGCATCAATTGAAGATGTAAATGAAGTATTAAACTTAAATATAGAACATGAAGAATATCAAACTATAGCAGGATATGTATTAGATAAATTAGACCATATACCTGATGTAAATGAAAGGCTTATATTGAATGATTATAGAGTAAGGATAATGAAAGTTGAAGACAGAAGAATAATAGAGATGGAATTTACTCCTATAAATAGCATTAGAATATCCGATGTAAATAATATAAACAATACTGAAGTTAATGCAGAAAATAATATAGAAAAGGACGAAGAATAG
- a CDS encoding peptidoglycan recognition protein family protein: protein MKNIVILFFFITLISCSSNKNIISNKENSTIEIHNIYKIYPSTLKLSLMSEYSKKHYGYPNYSLVNPQIIVVHSTETRNLQIALNVFQNDFLVGRKDIDSGGDVNVGTHFLVDTNGTIYASTPLEYMARHTIGLNYTAISIENIGFAGKLTKEQLNANIKLIKYLKNHYKSIKYVIGHYEYRDTNSPHYHLFREIDPTYRFTIKTDPGYDFMQEIKQRIH, encoded by the coding sequence ATGAAAAATATTGTTATATTATTCTTTTTTATAACTCTAATATCATGTAGTAGTAATAAAAATATTATATCTAATAAAGAAAATAGTACTATAGAAATACACAATATATATAAAATATATCCAAGCACATTAAAACTAAGTTTGATGTCTGAATACAGTAAAAAACATTATGGTTATCCAAATTATAGTTTGGTCAATCCGCAAATAATAGTTGTGCATTCTACAGAAACAAGAAATTTGCAAATAGCTCTAAATGTTTTTCAAAATGATTTTCTTGTAGGAAGAAAAGATATAGATTCAGGCGGAGATGTTAATGTAGGCACTCATTTTTTAGTTGATACAAACGGCACTATATACGCAAGCACTCCTTTAGAATATATGGCAAGACACACTATAGGTCTAAATTATACGGCAATAAGCATAGAAAATATAGGTTTTGCTGGTAAACTTACAAAAGAACAGCTTAATGCAAATATCAAACTAATTAAATATTTAAAAAATCATTATAAAAGCATAAAATATGTCATAGGGCATTATGAATATAGAGATACCAATTCACCTCATTATCATCTTTTTAGAGAAATAGACCCAACATACAGATTTACAATAAAAACAGACCCTGGATATGATTTTATGCAAGAAATAAAACAAAGGATACATTAA
- a CDS encoding chemotaxis protein CheX, protein MATTPIKFMDVRFINPFIVSLVSIFKEMAGIPMEKGTLVKGQGRKLFSGYGVAIGIVGDVNGQVLYEFPENFSQLLTESLTDKKRSDYDSEDEFEDMMRSVINEMGNTISGLAITKLSEEGISCDITPPILYYGKEIQIIPKNLQTIIIPFQSNIGFVSVNIAMDA, encoded by the coding sequence ATGGCTACTACTCCTATAAAATTTATGGATGTAAGATTTATAAATCCTTTCATAGTATCTCTAGTTTCTATATTTAAAGAAATGGCTGGTATCCCTATGGAAAAAGGCACTTTAGTAAAAGGACAAGGACGTAAATTATTTTCAGGTTATGGTGTTGCTATAGGAATAGTTGGCGATGTTAATGGTCAAGTTTTATATGAATTCCCTGAAAATTTTTCTCAGCTTCTAACAGAAAGTCTTACAGATAAAAAACGCAGCGATTATGACTCTGAAGATGAGTTTGAAGATATGATGAGAAGTGTTATAAACGAAATGGGTAACACTATAAGCGGACTTGCTATTACTAAATTATCTGAAGAAGGTATAAGCTGCGATATCACTCCTCCTATACTTTATTATGGTAAAGAAATTCAAATTATCCCGAAAAACTTACAAACTATTATAATACCTTTTCAATCTAATATTGGCTTCGTTAGCGTTAATATAGCTATGGATGCTTAA